One window of the Triticum dicoccoides isolate Atlit2015 ecotype Zavitan chromosome 3B, WEW_v2.0, whole genome shotgun sequence genome contains the following:
- the LOC119277324 gene encoding rhomboid-like protein 20 has protein sequence MSGGLPGFHNAPVSRAVVVAAALFSVPFGLRSRFLDLGLSHQNLYENLRIWRVIASLFAFSSSPELIFGVALLYYFRVFERQIGSNKYAVFIVFSMTVSVLLQILALGYLKDPSFNPLTSGPYGLIFASYVPFFFDIPISTKFRIFGLQLCDKSFVYLAGLQLLFSSGRRSVIPGLSGILAGLLYRLNIFGIRRLKVPEYATSLFSQLSWPFSNNSYQRLPIATTDENIPHRQTHQMQGAHTTTPDPMESSIATLVSMGFDRASAIQALALTNNDVNLASNILLEAQST, from the exons ATGAGCGGCGGCCTTCCGGGTTTCC ACAATGCGCCGGTGTCGAGGGCCGTGGTCGTCGCCGCCGCGCTCTTCTCCGTCCCCTTCGGCCTCCGCTCCCGCTTCCTCGACCTCGGCCTGTCCCACCAG AATCTGTACGAAAATCTGCGGATATGGAGGGTGATTGCCTCGTTGTTTGCCTTCTCGTCGTCGCCTGAGCTTATCTTTGGAGTGGCCTTGCTGTACTACTTCAGGGTGTTCGAGCGTCAGATAGGTTCGAACAAGTATGCT GTGTTCATAGTCTTCTCCATGACGGTGTCTGTACTGCTTCAGATCCTAGCTTTAGGTTATCTGAAAG ATCCATCTTTCAATCCATTAACATCTGGACCATATGGCCTCATATTTGCATCTTATGTACCCTTCTTCTTTGACATTCCCATCTCAACAAAGTTTCGCATATTTGGACTGCAATTATGTGACAAGTCATTCGTATATCTGGCAGGGCTCCAG CTTCTTTTCTCATCTGGAAGACGTTCTGTTATACCTGGACTGTCTGGTATATTGGCTGGGCTTTTGTACCGTCTGAATATATTTGGTATCCGCAGGCTAAAG GTCCCAGAGTATGCAACTTCACTGTTTTCACAGTTATCATGGCCCTTCTCTAACAACTCTTACCAAAGATTGCCAATCGCAACAACTGATGAGAACATTCCTCATCGCCAGACTCATCAAATGCAG GGCGCGCACACAACTACCCCAGATCCAATGGAGTCGTCAATTGCCACGcttgtttccatgggttttgatcgTGCTTCTGCAATTCAGGCTCTTGCACTCACAAATAATGATGTAAATTTAGCCTCGAACATCCTGCTTGAAGCACAATCCACGTAG